ATATGGACGTTGTGGGCGCAGGTGATATTGGCGCGTTGATCAAGCTAAAGGACACGCATACGGGCAATACGCTTTGCAGCAGAAACTCGCGTTTGCAAATTCAGCCGGTCGAATTTCCACACCCTTTGATTCGCGTGGCCGTAGAACCCAAATCGCGTGGCGACGAAGACAAAATTAGCACGGGATTGCACAGCATTCACGAAGAAGACCCGAGCTTTATCGCCGGGTATGACGCGGAATTGCGTCAGATTATAGCCCAGGGACAGGGCGAGTTGCATTTGACGGTTGTGTTTGACAAGTTGAAGAGCAAGTTTGGCGTGGATATAGAGGTGACTGAACCGCGAATACCGTACCGCGAGACCATTCAGTCGCGCGCAGAAGCTCAGTATCGGCACAGAAAACAAAGCGGTGGACGCGGTCAATATGGCGAGGCTTATTTGCGCATCGCGCCCAGGCAGCGCGGCGATGGTTTTGAATTTATTGACGAGGTTGTAGGTGGTGCGATTCCCGGGAAATTTATTCCGGCTGTTGAAAAAGGTGTTGTGGAATGCATGGAACGCGGTGTGCTCGCCGGATATCCCGTTGTCGATACACAGGTTACGGTTTACGATGGGTCCTTCCATCCAGTTGACTCTTCTGATATGGCTTTTAAGCTGGCCGGTTCCTTCGCATTTCAAAATGCATTTATGGATGCCAGACCCATTTTGTTAGAGCCTATTTATAAAGTTCACGTCGTTGTTCCCGATTCCTATATGGGAGATGTGATGGCGGATCTAAATGGGCGACGCGGGCGCATTCAAGGCATGGATCCCGAAGGCAATTTCCAGGTCATTCACGCCGAGGTTCCACTGGCCGATCTTTACAAGTATTCGACTTCTTTGCGCTCTATGACGCAGGGTACAGGCGATTATACCATGGAGTTTTCACACTACGAGTCTGCTCCTCACGATGTGACACAAAAGGTTATTGAGGATTCCGAACACGATCGCGAGTTGGTAGAAGCATAGGGAGATGGCGATGTCAGCCGGGCGCAGGTTCAGGACGGCACTGGATGCAGAACGACCCTTGCAGATTGTGGGTACTATCAATGCCGCATCTGCGCTGATGGCAAAACAAGCGGGATTTCGCGCGCTTTATCTGTCTGGTTCGGGCGTGGCTGCTGCCTCTTATGGATTGCCCGATTTGGGCATTACAACGCTGGATAATGTTGTCGAGGATGCCCGGCGGATTACAGATGTGGTGGATTTGCCACTGCTGGTTGATATCGATACCGGGTTTGGCGGTACTTCTTTTTCTATTGGACGCGCAGTAAAGACGCTGGAAAAAATTGGCGTTGCTGCTGTTCACATTGAAGACCAGGTATTGCAAAAACGGTGTGGACATCGCCCGGGAAAACAGGTGGTATCTACCGAGGAGATGTGCGACCGAATCAAAGCAGCGGTTGATGCGCGTTCAGACGGCGAGTTTGTGATTATGGCGCGAACGGATTCCGTGGCCAATGAGGGTTTGGAATGCGGCCTCGATCGCGCCCGGGAATACATTGCCGCAGGTGCGGATGCGATTTTTGCAGAGGCTTTGTGTTCGCTGGATGAGTTTCGCGCATTTGTCCGCAGTCTCTCTGTGCCCGTGCTGGCGAATCTCACCGAGTTTGGACAAACGCCTCTGTTTGGTCTGGACGAGATGAGAGGTACGGGTGTCGCCATGGTGTTGTATCCTCTCACGGCGTTTAGAATGATGAATGCGGCTGCTCAGCGGGCGTATAAAATTCTGCGGACACAGGGCGCGCAGGGCGCGTTGATAGACGAGATGCAGACGCGTGAAGAACTTTACGAATTGCTGGATTATTACGGGTACGAGGCGCAGGTTAATCGACTTTATGGCGCGTGAATCGCCTGAGGAGATTTTACGGGAAAAGGTCGTGAGTGAAAATGCTCACGGCCTTTTTTTGAGAGGAGGATACTGTGAGTAAACAGACGGCAGGTTTGAGAGGTGTTAAGGCTGGCAGTACGTCGATTTGTACTGTGGGGGCAGAAGGTCACGGTTTGCACTATCGGGGCTATGCTATTGAAGACCTGGCACAACATGCCTGTTTTGAGGAAATCGTGTATTTGTTGTTGTGGGATGCGTTGCCCACTGAAAGGGAATTGGATGCGTTGAAAACGCAGTTGCGGGCGCACCGGCAGTTGCCAGATCTGGTTGTGCGGATTCTGCGTTCGCTGCCTTCAGACGCGCATCCGATGGATGTTTTGCGAACCGGTGTATCGGCGCTTGGTATTGCCGAGCCTGAGCGGGATTGGGGGGATGGTGTGGCTGTGGCAGTGAGGCTTATGGGTGCATTGCCATCTATGCTGGGGGTCTGGCATAGAGGTGCGGATGTTTTGGATGTGGATGATCACGCAACTTATATCTTGCATATGCTCAAAACGGAGACGCCTTCGGAGTTGGAATGTCGGATGATGGATGCGTCGTTGATTTTATATGCCGAGCACGAGTTTAATGCTTCGACATTTACGGCGAGAGTATGCGCCTCTACGCTTGCCGATTTTTATGGATGTATCACCGGGGCAATTGGCACTTTGAGCGGGCCTTTGCACGGGGGTGCAAACGAGCGGGCAATGGAATTGATCGAGCAGTTCGAGACTCCCGAAGACGCGGCAACAGGTGTGCGAGAGATGCTGGCGCGCAGAGAATTGATTATGGGGTTTGGACACGGGGTTTACCGCGTGCGAGATCCGCGCAATGCGATTATTAAAGATTGGGCGCGTCAGGTGAGTGAAGCAATGGAAGATATGCGTCTGTACGAGATTTCTGAAGCGATTGAGCGGGTTATGTGGGATGAAAAGAAGTTGTTTCCAAATCTGGATTTTTATTCGGCAACAGCGTATCATATGGCCGGTATTGAGACGGCGCTTTTCACCCCCATATTTGTGCTCAGTCGCTGTAGCGGTTGGGCTGCTCATGTGGTGGAGCAGCGGGCGGATAACAGGCTGATTCGACCTCTGGCGGAATACACGGGGGTAGAGGCGCGAGATTATGTGCCGTTGGAAGAAAGGGGCTGATAGCTTGAGGATTGCTATGGATGATCGGGCGCCGGATAGAGAACTGGTGACTATCGCACAGTACGTGCTGGATTATGAGGTGAATTCCGCGGAGGCTTTTCAGACGGCTCGTTTGTGTCTGATGGATAGTTTGGGGTGTGCGGTGCTGGCATTGCGGTTTTCTGAGTGTACGAAGATGCTCGGTCCTGTGGTGCCTGGAACCATTGTGCCGCACGGTGCACGGGTGCCGGGTACTGATTGCGAACTCGATCCGGTGACTGCCGCGTTTAATATTGGGACACTGGTGCGGTGGCTGGATTTTAACGATACGTGGTTGGCGGCGGAGTGGGGCCATCCTTCGGATAATCTGGGTGCAATTCTCGGGGTGGCAGACTGGATGTCGCGCACGCAACGCGCACAGGGTAGAGAAGGACTGGTGATGCGGGATGTGTTTGTTGCGATGATCAAGGCGCATGAGATTCAGGGTGTGATGGCATTGGAAAATAGTTTTAATGCCCGGGGACTGGATCATGTGATTTTGGTGAAGTTGGCGAGTGCGGCTATCTCTGCTGGGCTGTTGGGTTGTGATGAGGGACAGGTGGTCAACGCCTTGTCGCAGGTGTGGTGCGATTTGGGTCCTTTGAGAACCTATCGCCATGCGCCCAATACGGGGTCGCGCAAGAGTTGGGCGGCGGGAGATGCGACAGCGCGCGGTGTGTTTCTGGCATTGCAGACAAAGCGCGGTGAGATGGGATATCCAACGGCTCTGTCTGCACCTGTATGGGGTTTTTACGACCGCTTGTGGAATGGCGACCGGTTTCAGTTTCAGCGTGTGTACGGTTCTTATGTGATGGAAAATGTGTTGTTCAAGGTGTCTTTTCCCGCTGAATTTCACGCACAGACAGCGGTAGAAGCCGCGTTTGCGTTGCACGATGAGGTGGCGCCGCGTTTGGATGCAGTGGAGCGGGTGGTGATTGAGACACACGAAGCCGCTATGAAAATTATCGATAAGACCGGTCCGCTGTACAATCCCGCAGACCGGGATCACTGTTTGCAATATATGGTGGCTATAGGGCTGATTTTTGGCGATTTGACTGCAGATGACTATGAAGAGGAGCGCGCAGGAGACGAGCGCATTGATGTGTTGAGAGAGAAGATGGTGGTGACGGAAAACGCGCGGTTTACACGGGATTATCACGATCCGCACAAGCGGTCAATTGCCAATACTGTGCAGGTGTTTTTCAAAGATGGATCGGCCACAGAGGCCGTGACGGTTGAATATCCCATTGGGCATCGAAGAAGGCGCCAGGAGGCCGCGCCTTTGCTGGTGGAAAAGTTCGAGGAAAATATGACGACGCGGTTTGAGATGCGTCAGGTGCGCGATGTGTTGGCTGTGTTCGAAGGGTCAGATTTGGATGCTATGCCCGTGTGGAGATTTATGGATATGTTGCAGATCCGCGCGTCGTAAATAGCGGATTTCCTGTTGCACAATGGTGGGGTTCTGACTACATTTGGATTGGGATAACAGGATATGAGGAAAGGAGTATAGAAGGATGGCTGGACATTCTAAATGGGCAAATATCAAGCATCGCAAGGGCCGTCAGGACGCGGCTCGAGGCAAGGCGTTTACCAAATTGATCCGAGAGATTACGGTGGCTGCCCGCGAGGGTGGCGGCGATGAAGCGAATAACCCGCGTCTGCGTGCGGCTGTTCTGAGTGCGAAGGCTGAAAATATGCCTATGGTCAATATTGACCGCGCGATTAAAAAGGGTACGGGAGAGCTTGAAGGCGAGTCTTATGAAGGTGCGATTTACGAGGGGTACGGGCCGGGTGGTGTGGCCATGTTTATTGAAACTCTGACAGATAATCGAAATCGCACAGTATCCGAAGTGCGGCATTTGTTTAGCAAATACAATGGCAGTATGGCCGAAAGTGGTGCCGTGGCGTGGGTGTTTGAGCAAAAGGGCCTGGTTTCTGTGCCCAAAGAGGGCGTGGAAGAAGAAGAACTGATGCTGATCGTTTTAGATGCTGGCGCCGAGGATATTGTAGAAGAAGAGAATATCTACGAGGTTTATGCATCTCTACCCGATTTTGAAAGTGTTCGCAAAGCGATTGAAGAGGCGGGCATTGAAATTGAGCGCGCTGAGTTGACGCGCGTTCCGCAAAGTACTGTGCCCATTGAAGGCAAAACCGCGCAACAATTGTTGACCTTGATGGAAGTGCTCGAAGACAATGACGATGTGCAGCGGGTATATGCCAATTTTGAGATTGACGACAAAGAACTATCAGTTCTGACAGCTTGATTCCCCCTCCCCCTTCCTACTTCCTAGTGAACTGGTCTGAGAAACGACCAGTTGTACATCGTTCCACACTTCAAAAGGCGGTTCGCGTGATCATTCTGGGTATTGATCCGGGTAGTGTGGTAACCGGTTTTGGTCTGGTTGAGCACCAGAACCGGAAAAATCGGTTGCTGAAATGCGGCTGTATTCGCCCCGGTAATAAATTGTCTTTCCCCCAGCGGTTGCTCTATATCTACGATCACTTGCTCGCGCTGGTCGCAGATGCAGGCCCGCATGAAGTTGCGCTTGAATCTGTTTTTTACGGTGTCAATACGCAATCGCTGATTAAGTTGTGTCAGGCGCGAGGGGCTATTTTGACGGCTCTGGCCAATTCCGATTTGCCCATTTTTGAATACGCGCCCCGCGAAGTGAAAAGAGCGGTTGTGGGCCGGGGGAGTGCGTCCAAAGAACAGGTGCAGTTTATGATCCAGCGCTTGCTTGGGAAAGAAGCAGTGGATCAGGGATTTGATGCGACAGACGCCGTGGCGATTGCCCTGTGCCACGCGCATCAGAAGGTTGCCGTGCAGGGACCTGGGATACGGCAAAATAAATTGGCAGAGAAAATTGAGGCGTTGAAACAGGGGGGTAGGGAACAGAGTCGTTTTGATGAGAAACTCAAGGAAATCGGCGTGAGTGCGAAGTCGCGGCGGCGATTGAACCGAAGGGGAAGATGATATAATGATTGCGTTTTTAGAAGGACAACTGGTCGAAAAACACCCGACCCATGTCATTGTCGATGTTCAGGGCGTGGGGTATCACGTCAATATTTCGCTGTCGAGCTATGAATCGCTTGTGGTTGAGGATGGGCGCGTAAAAGTTCTTACGCATTTGCATGTGAGAGAAGATGCGATGACGCTTTACGGGTTTGCCTCAGTGTCCGAGCGCGATTTGTTTGAGCGCCTGATCGCGGTTTCGGGTATTGGACCGCCGATGGCATTGAAAATTTTGTCCGGGATTCCCATTGCGGATTTCAGGCGGTTGGTTGCCGCAGAAGATGCCCGGGGGTTGACGCGCATCAAAGGCATTGGTCAAAAGCTCGCGCAGCGCCTGGTGCTGGAAATGAAGGACAAAATTGGCGATATTGCGCCAGAAGATTTTACTTCCGATGCCGTTGAGCATGCAGATCCCGATGTATTAGACGAAGCCGCTGCTGCCCTATCGGGTTTGGGCGCGAATCCGGTACAGGCGCGCAAAGTTGTTGCGACTGTCTTGCAGGAGTTGGGCGACGACGCGCCGATTGAGGAAGTGATTAAGCGGTCATTGAGGAGTATTTAGCGGTCATAAGGCTATTTTATGGATGAACGATTTACCGATCCCGAGTTTCAGGATGGCGACGAACTTGAGCGCGACCAACGGATTCGTCCGATTCGATTTGACGATATGGTCGGGCAAGAAAAGGCGAAGACGAATTTGCGTATTGCCGTGGAGGCTGCGCGTCATCGCAATGAGGCTATGGATCACATTTTGTTGCACGGGCCTCCCGGTCTGGGCAAAACGACGATGGCTTATGTGATAGCGCACGAGCTTGGGGTTGAAATTCATGTGACATCGGGACCGGTGCTGGAGCGCCCGGCTGATCTGGCGGGGATTTTGACGAATTTGAATGAGCGCGATGTGCTGTTTATCGACGAGATCCACCGCATGAATCGGGTGGTAGAAGAGCATTTGTATTCGGCGATGGAGGATTTTACACTGGATATTATGATCGATAGCGGGCCGAGTGCCAGGTCGTATCAAATTCCGCTTGAACCCTTTACTCTGGTGGGCGCAACAACGCGAATGGGGCTGCTCACAGCGCCGATGCGAACGCGCTTTGGTTTGCTGGAGCGGCTGGATTTTTACGCCCCGGAAGAGTTGCAGGCCATTGTGATGAGGGCTGCGCGTATTTTGGGTATTGAGATTGAAGAGGATGCCGCGCATGTGATTGCCCACAGGTCGCGGGGAACAGCGCGCATTGCCGGGCGTCAGTTGTCGCGGTCTCGCGATTATGCACAGGCGCGTGCCGATGGGGCGATTACAGAAGAAGTTGCGGTTAAGGCACTGGCATTGTTGGGGGTGGATGCAAAGGGGTTGGATGAAATGGATCGGCGATTGTTGGAAACGCTGATCGATAAATTCGACGGAGGTCCCGTTGGTTTGAATAATCTGGGTGCTGCGCTGAGTGAAGAGACAGATACGCTGGAGGAGGTGTATGAACCCTATCTAATTCAGGAGGGGTTCCTTGTGCGCACGCATCGGGGGCGTCAGGCAACGGCGCGGGCGTATTTGCATTTGGGGAAGACGCCACCCGAAGATGGGTCACAGAGTAAGTTGTTTTGAGGTATTGCAAGTTGACAAAATTTTTGGGTATTGAGACTTCGACACCGGTATGCAGTGTGGCTTTGGCCTGCGATGCTCGCGTGGTTGTGGAATACACGTTGGAATTGGGTTCACATCATTCGGAACGGTTGCAGCCGATGGTTGAAATGGTGTTGCGGGAGGCGGGTTTAAGTGTTGGCGATCTGGATGGCGTGGCTGTGGCTGCTGGTCCCGGGTCGTTTACGGGGTTGCGTATCGGTATGGGTCTGGCAAAGGGGTTGTGCCGCGGTGCGAATCTTGTGTTTGTGCGCGTGTCAACCCTTGCGGGCATGGCTTTTGGGTCGGGGGTAGAGGGGGTGCCTGTTTGTCCTATGCTGGACGCCCGGCGAGGCGATGTGTATGCGGGGGTATATGATCTCGTTGCAGGGGATCCGATTTCGAGAATGCCCGATCGCGCCGATGCGGTTTCCAATTGGGTCACGCGTCTGCCGCGTCCCGTGACTGTGGTGGGAGATGGGGCAGAGGCTTATCGCGATGTTATTGTCGATGCGTTGGAAAGAGATGCGTATTTTGCAAATGCAACTCTGGGACGCCCCACTGCTGGGGCTGTTGCATTGCTGGGTCAGGCGCGTTGCGAACGGGGAGAGGTGGATGATATGGAGACGGCAGAGCCTTTTTATTTGCGGCCAACACAAGCAGAGCGCGTGCGAGAAGCGCGGTTGAGTGGTGATGGATAATTCGATGACACCCGTGCTGGTGGAGATGGTCCCTTCGCATTTCGACCGGGTTATAAAGATTGAAACGGCTGTTTTTTCTTCTCCCTGGAAACGCCGCGATTTTGAGTTTGCGCGCAGTCGCAAAAACGGTTTTTGCCGGGTGGTTATGGTCGAGTGCGAGATTGTGGGCTATGTTGTGGGTTTTTTGATTGGTCGGGAATTTCATCTGGTGAATTTGGCTATTGCGCCTGATTTTCAAAGAAAGGGGCTGGGCAGAAAAACGCTGAAAGCTGTATTTGATCTGTTGGAGACAAGGGCGCGCGTGGTGTCTCTGGAAGTGCGTATGTCCAATTGTGCTGCGATTGATCTCTATAAGAAGATGGGGTTTGAGACCCTGGCGATCAGAAAAGCGTATTATACACATCCTCGCGAAGATGCGCTCGTGATGTTAAAACCGCTCAATACCCGATTGTCCGATTGGGTGTCGCAAGTGTTGCAAAAATAAGCAGGGCGTTTAAGGTGGAACTTTAATCTCCCCAATACAGATTGTGTCCTTGCCCGGGGAACCATAAAAGATCGACGCTCATGCTCACAATGAGCGATAGGGTGTATCCCACGATCATGCCGATGAAAAAGGGTTTTGCCCTGCGATACAGCGCGATTCCTCCCAGGCGGAAGATGATAAATTTAATCAGATAGGTGAGAAATACGGATAAAATGGCGGTGCGCGCCGAATAAAAGGTTACAACTGTAAAGCCGATGGGATGGAGAGGCCACCAGGTGAATCGGTATTGGCACAGGGTCAATATGCCCATTGTCAGCGCGCCAAATGCCGTAAATGCCATTCGAAGACCGTAGTGGGTCTCTTTGCCAATGTCGCGGATGGACGACACTATGCCATCGTAGTAGCGCGGTGCGGCAACCCGGAACATGTACGAGCCAAAATTAAACGCACCGTCGGTATAGCCCAGATAAATTGTCGATGCGGCGGCGGCTATGAGTGAGAACACAAATGCAAATGCGATGGTCAAGCCCAGTACGCGTGCCCGATTGCCCAGGTTGACGCTCAATCGGGCGGCATGGGCGGCAGCGGGCATGGTGAAGCTTTTGCCATTTTGATACATGCTGCCCACTTGTTGCCGCATCGCAATTGTGTTTGGAGATAGTGAATCAGGCGGTGCAAATCCCATAATGCCCGTGCCAAGGCTGCTGGGCGATTCCAGGAATACGAGTCCGGTCATTGCTACGATTTTGGCAAATCCAGTGTAAAAAACAAACCAGAATACCGTGACCAATACGGCCCAAAACGGTGTCATCCCTCCCTTGAATAACCAGAACATGGCAAATAGCGCACAGGCGAGAAATGTGGTGACTGCAGTGCGGTAGGACATCAATTCGTTCTGGTCGTCCATGTTTTTTGTCTGGTGAAATGCTTGTTGGAAGACCGCCTTTATGTGGGTTCGCGCAATCCACAATCCCCACAGACAAAAGACGATAAATCCCCCCAGTGCTTGCTGTCGCGTGCCGGCAAACTCACCCAGGCCCTCTGCCAGACCCAGCCGATTGGTCATCCCTATTTGAAGCCAGGTAAGTACCCAGAATACCCAGATCGAAAATAAGACCTGTAGATCGGTAAAGTACGCAAACCCGATAATTAAGAAGTTGAGCCGTCCGTGCAGGAAGGGCACGTACCGTCCCAATGAGATTGTGTAATTTTGGATCCCTACGGTAATTACGGGGAAGCTGGGGTCGAAGTAGCCGATGATGTACCACAGGACGATAACTGAGGGAATGGAGAAGCCAGCCCAGAATAGCGGCTGTTTCATGTATTCGGGAAATCCCTTTGGTCCCGCTGTTTCGGCGAGTTCTTCGGCTACTTGTGCAAAGGGAAAGGGCAACCGTTCTTGTTCGACCCATTGTCGGCGCAGGATTGTCGCCAGTGCGACTGATCCCAGGCCGAGCGAGGCGATAAAGCTCAGCCACCAGAATGTGGGGCGTATCCAGATTGCCCAGGGGATGGTTGCGTTGCGAGGTAGGCCCTCGTAAAACCAGGCCAGTTGATCTTTGGCATCTTCGACGACGAGATAGGGTTGAACGAGGCCAAAGACGTATTCTTCCCAGAGGTTTTCCGGCGTTGCCATGTAGTGCATTACGGCATAGGTTGCCAGTACGCGCCCGAGCAGTTCATTGATGGACATGCTCACATAGCCTACCGCAAAAATGAAAATCAATTCCCAGGGCTGTAATGCATATCCCAGAGCGCGTAGCACGGGATTTACGATAAAGATCAGTACCAGAAATGGCATAAAAATACCCATCGGTATCATGCCTTCGACCAGTGATATGGTGTGCATGTAGTGATGGGTATAGGGTATGATTGCGTTG
The window above is part of the Gemmatimonadota bacterium genome. Proteins encoded here:
- the prpB gene encoding methylisocitrate lyase; translation: MAMSAGRRFRTALDAERPLQIVGTINAASALMAKQAGFRALYLSGSGVAAASYGLPDLGITTLDNVVEDARRITDVVDLPLLVDIDTGFGGTSFSIGRAVKTLEKIGVAAVHIEDQVLQKRCGHRPGKQVVSTEEMCDRIKAAVDARSDGEFVIMARTDSVANEGLECGLDRAREYIAAGADAIFAEALCSLDEFRAFVRSLSVPVLANLTEFGQTPLFGLDEMRGTGVAMVLYPLTAFRMMNAAAQRAYKILRTQGAQGALIDEMQTREELYELLDYYGYEAQVNRLYGA
- a CDS encoding 2-methylcitrate synthase (catalyzes the synthesis of 2-methylcitrate from propionyl-CoA and oxaloacetate; also catalyzes the condensation of oxaloacetate with acetyl-CoA but with a lower specificity); amino-acid sequence: MSKQTAGLRGVKAGSTSICTVGAEGHGLHYRGYAIEDLAQHACFEEIVYLLLWDALPTERELDALKTQLRAHRQLPDLVVRILRSLPSDAHPMDVLRTGVSALGIAEPERDWGDGVAVAVRLMGALPSMLGVWHRGADVLDVDDHATYILHMLKTETPSELECRMMDASLILYAEHEFNASTFTARVCASTLADFYGCITGAIGTLSGPLHGGANERAMELIEQFETPEDAATGVREMLARRELIMGFGHGVYRVRDPRNAIIKDWARQVSEAMEDMRLYEISEAIERVMWDEKKLFPNLDFYSATAYHMAGIETALFTPIFVLSRCSGWAAHVVEQRADNRLIRPLAEYTGVEARDYVPLEERG
- a CDS encoding bifunctional 2-methylcitrate dehydratase/aconitate hydratase, translated to MDDRAPDRELVTIAQYVLDYEVNSAEAFQTARLCLMDSLGCAVLALRFSECTKMLGPVVPGTIVPHGARVPGTDCELDPVTAAFNIGTLVRWLDFNDTWLAAEWGHPSDNLGAILGVADWMSRTQRAQGREGLVMRDVFVAMIKAHEIQGVMALENSFNARGLDHVILVKLASAAISAGLLGCDEGQVVNALSQVWCDLGPLRTYRHAPNTGSRKSWAAGDATARGVFLALQTKRGEMGYPTALSAPVWGFYDRLWNGDRFQFQRVYGSYVMENVLFKVSFPAEFHAQTAVEAAFALHDEVAPRLDAVERVVIETHEAAMKIIDKTGPLYNPADRDHCLQYMVAIGLIFGDLTADDYEEERAGDERIDVLREKMVVTENARFTRDYHDPHKRSIANTVQVFFKDGSATEAVTVEYPIGHRRRRQEAAPLLVEKFEENMTTRFEMRQVRDVLAVFEGSDLDAMPVWRFMDMLQIRAS
- a CDS encoding YebC/PmpR family DNA-binding transcriptional regulator, with product MAGHSKWANIKHRKGRQDAARGKAFTKLIREITVAAREGGGDEANNPRLRAAVLSAKAENMPMVNIDRAIKKGTGELEGESYEGAIYEGYGPGGVAMFIETLTDNRNRTVSEVRHLFSKYNGSMAESGAVAWVFEQKGLVSVPKEGVEEEELMLIVLDAGAEDIVEEENIYEVYASLPDFESVRKAIEEAGIEIERAELTRVPQSTVPIEGKTAQQLLTLMEVLEDNDDVQRVYANFEIDDKELSVLTA
- the ruvC gene encoding crossover junction endodeoxyribonuclease RuvC, yielding MIILGIDPGSVVTGFGLVEHQNRKNRLLKCGCIRPGNKLSFPQRLLYIYDHLLALVADAGPHEVALESVFYGVNTQSLIKLCQARGAILTALANSDLPIFEYAPREVKRAVVGRGSASKEQVQFMIQRLLGKEAVDQGFDATDAVAIALCHAHQKVAVQGPGIRQNKLAEKIEALKQGGREQSRFDEKLKEIGVSAKSRRRLNRRGR
- the ruvA gene encoding Holliday junction branch migration protein RuvA, with amino-acid sequence MIAFLEGQLVEKHPTHVIVDVQGVGYHVNISLSSYESLVVEDGRVKVLTHLHVREDAMTLYGFASVSERDLFERLIAVSGIGPPMALKILSGIPIADFRRLVAAEDARGLTRIKGIGQKLAQRLVLEMKDKIGDIAPEDFTSDAVEHADPDVLDEAAAALSGLGANPVQARKVVATVLQELGDDAPIEEVIKRSLRSI
- the ruvB gene encoding Holliday junction branch migration DNA helicase RuvB gives rise to the protein MDERFTDPEFQDGDELERDQRIRPIRFDDMVGQEKAKTNLRIAVEAARHRNEAMDHILLHGPPGLGKTTMAYVIAHELGVEIHVTSGPVLERPADLAGILTNLNERDVLFIDEIHRMNRVVEEHLYSAMEDFTLDIMIDSGPSARSYQIPLEPFTLVGATTRMGLLTAPMRTRFGLLERLDFYAPEELQAIVMRAARILGIEIEEDAAHVIAHRSRGTARIAGRQLSRSRDYAQARADGAITEEVAVKALALLGVDAKGLDEMDRRLLETLIDKFDGGPVGLNNLGAALSEETDTLEEVYEPYLIQEGFLVRTHRGRQATARAYLHLGKTPPEDGSQSKLF
- the tsaB gene encoding tRNA (adenosine(37)-N6)-threonylcarbamoyltransferase complex dimerization subunit type 1 TsaB, which encodes MTKFLGIETSTPVCSVALACDARVVVEYTLELGSHHSERLQPMVEMVLREAGLSVGDLDGVAVAAGPGSFTGLRIGMGLAKGLCRGANLVFVRVSTLAGMAFGSGVEGVPVCPMLDARRGDVYAGVYDLVAGDPISRMPDRADAVSNWVTRLPRPVTVVGDGAEAYRDVIVDALERDAYFANATLGRPTAGAVALLGQARCERGEVDDMETAEPFYLRPTQAERVREARLSGDG
- the rimI gene encoding ribosomal protein S18-alanine N-acetyltransferase gives rise to the protein MDNSMTPVLVEMVPSHFDRVIKIETAVFSSPWKRRDFEFARSRKNGFCRVVMVECEIVGYVVGFLIGREFHLVNLAIAPDFQRKGLGRKTLKAVFDLLETRARVVSLEVRMSNCAAIDLYKKMGFETLAIRKAYYTHPREDALVMLKPLNTRLSDWVSQVLQK